A stretch of DNA from Scomber japonicus isolate fScoJap1 chromosome 19, fScoJap1.pri, whole genome shotgun sequence:
tctttcagcTCTTTCTTCAGCGGTTCAGCGATCTTCATGAATTTTGTTCCCAGTTCTTCGACTTTCTTTGCACTTCCATTCTgtatcagtgtttttgttacGTTCACAGCGAGTACAGTtgctgctcctcctgttgctcctaatactcctcctcctactgctgttgctgctactgctaaactCAACCCTGCAGTGAACGGAGCTGTTAGAATGCCCACAAGTCCGATTCCTGCAGTAACAGCTCCAGCTCTTCTCACATCATCTGTTCTCCTCTGCATCTTTCTTATGTCAGCAGCGTTCTTCTTAAACTCTCCTTCAATCTCTTTTATCTCTTGTTCCTTCTTGTCAAACTCGGTTATGAAAGAAACAGCATGTTTAATAAGTTTGATCATTAATTCAGACAAATCTGGTGGCAGATCTTTACTGAATTTTCTTAATCTTTCTGCACTCGTCGCCATTTTCAGGAAGTTTAGTCCTGACTGAGCGCGTGCAGTAGTTTAGAACAGACTGAGCGCGTGCAGTAGTTTAGTCCAGACTGAGCGCGTGCAGTAGTTTAGTCCAGACTGAGCGCGTGCAGTAGTTTAGTCCAGACTCAGCGCGTGCAGTAGTTTAGTCCAGACTGAGCGCGTGCAGTAGTTTAGTCCAGACTGAGCGCGTGCAGTAGTTTAGTCCAGACTGAGCGCGTGCAGTAGTTTAGTCCAGACTCAGCGCGTGCAGTAGTTTAGTCCAGACTGAGAGCGTGCAGTAGTTTAGTTCAGACTGAGCGCGTGCAGTAGTTTAGTCCAGACTGAGGGCGTGCAGTAGTTTAGTCCAGACTGAGCGCGTGCAGTAGTTTAGTCCAGACTGAGGGCGTGCAGTAGTTTAGTCCAGACTCAGCGCGTGCAGTAGTTTAGTCCAGACTGAGGGCGTGCAGTAGTTTAGTCCAGACTGAGCGCGTGCAGTAGTTTAGTCCAGACTGAGCGCGTGCAGTAGTTTGGTCCTGACTGAGCGCGTGCAGTAGTTTAGTCCAGACTGAGCGCGTGCAGTAGTTTAGTCCAGACTGAGCGCGTGCAGTAGTTTAGTCCAGACTGAGCGCGTGCAGTAGTTTAGTCCAGACTGAGCGCGTGCAGTAGTTTAGTCCAGACTGAGCGCGTGCAGTAGTTTAGTCCAGACTGATTCTgtggagagaagaaaacataATTCAGTTCTCACATGGTGAAGCTTCATTCATGAATAATTATGACACAGCATCCCCATCTCAAAAATGTTCGCGGCCGACCTCTGACCCAACAAACGTAAAAGAGGCCAAATAATGCATTATCAGaccactgtttttattttgatgagCAATATGAAACATGCAGGAAGCTCCACAGTGCAGGGAGCACTAATGTTAAACCTAcagcagtgtttcccctagAAATGTTTGTAGCAGTGGTGCTGTGTGTCGGTAACCTAGCAACACTGTGTGTCGGTAACCTAGCAACACTAGGGAGGCCTGGGGGTACGCTCCCCCGAAAgaacatttagaaaaataatagggctgctctgctctcctgctgctgactgtgagatctgagcagctggaagctgatagttcactaactagaacTAGGGAGCGCACTGCAGCAaagttaatgatccacacagtcaCATTATATCATTGATGACGCACAAAAGCCAAGGAAACCCATCACTTTCTGTGCGCGTGCATATGTGTGCACTGGCGCTTCATGCCAACCTCGGCAGGATGCAGCATACTCTAGTGCGCGCTgttgctcgctccagatttcGGGAGATTGTGCCTCATTTGTGGGCATCAacgagccgctatcaatatgctggAGACTCACGGGACGTCCAGGAGAGTCTGCTTTTATCCTCCCCTACTTCAGtagcttatgaagggaggagcaggttgtggtatgaagggaggagcaggttgtgtatgaagggaggagcaggttgtggtatgaagggaggagcagattGTGTATGaatggaggagcaggttgtggtatgaagggaggagcagattgtggtatgaagggaggagcaggttgtgttatgatgggaggagcaggttgtgttatgatgggaggagcaggttgtggtatgaagggaggagcaggttgtggtatgaagggaggagcaggttgtggtatgaagggaggagcagattgtggtatgaagggaggagcaggttgtgttatgatgggaggagcaggttgtgttatgatgggaggagcaggttgtggtatgaagggaggagcaggttgtggtatgaagggaggagcaggttgtgttatgaagggaggagcaggttgtggtatgaagggaggagcaggttgtgtatgaagggaggagcaggttgtgttatgatgggaggagcaggttgtggtatgaagggaggagcaggttgtgttatgatgGGAGGAGTTGAATTTAGATGGTTAACTAGCTGCTATcaacttctaatgaaatcgAACAAGTGATCAACAGAGTTAACGTCACGTTACTTGAAGCACCGCCGCTGCTGGAAGCACAGAGGGGGAAACACTGCCCACAGGAACTACAGCACAATGTTCtcctacaggaaccacagcacAATGTTCtcctacaggaaccacagcacAATGTTCTCTCAAGACAGAGACAATGACACAAGGCCACAgagaatttaaacattttaatatgtttaaatataatattgtttTAACATCTGAAACATTATTCttatatcatttatatatatatatatatccactAGCAATACCTTCACGGCCCACCAGGGGGCCGCGGCCCACAGGTTGGAAATGACTGGTCTAGTCTACTGTAGCTATAATACAGTGCATCATTATATTCacaggattgtgtgtgtgtgtgtgtgtgtgtgtgtgtgtgtgtgtgtgtgtgtagtttggtTGATGTGAGCGCAGGCCCGGCCCTAACCAATTTGGCGCCCTCAGCAAGATTTTAGGTGGTGCTCCCCCCCTTGCATCGcagtaaattccactgctggtgttcatactcacaagaaactgaacaGCTTTAacttggacattcttttatttaaggAAAGCAAATCGAAATActacaaattagaaagaaatacaaaaaatatgaaatgaacatATGAAATATAactgctgctgaggtggaggcaacaggaggagctgCTGCTACATCACTGCcgggtggtgctgctgaggtggaggcgaCAGGAGGAGCGCTCGATGCCGCTACATCACTGCcgggtggtgctgctgaggtggaggcgaCAGGAGGAGCGCTTGCAGGGGTGGGGCTGGGAAACCTCAACAGcacatctgaagagagaagaatttcacatttaatgttgaataaaatagaaatatgaaactatatcgtctgcacactaaataaacTGGGACTTTTCTATTCCCGGTGAAATATGGTTTATATGTGAACGTTGAATAAatcacttttcaaccaattttcaccggttaccatgGATACACGTCTGTTAGGCGacttttcaccggttaccatagtTACATGTCTTTAAACCAAAACGTGCCCGTTGGGAAGGTGGGAGCGGTTAAATGACTATCCTCCATCACATTAACAGTTAACGCTATTTAATGATTAGCAAACCACGCTATGCTAATGGCTAACGACGTCATCTCCTAACAGACTAATAATGACgtcatctttattgtaacgttacctctttgtctcttcttttcttttcttctcttcctcctctgggCAGCAGACAGTTTACAGTCTAATtaggcggtggtggtggtgggggtgggtgggggtctTAGGAAAGCAAcgtgtcatcatcattattattattcctatttaacagaCTTTACTATGCAGGTAAATGAATGTGGGCTCATTATCTTCATATTGAGACACCGAGTAGTTTTAACTACAgtgaagttacatttttttcctttccccaATTGTGGTGCCCCCCAGATGGGCTGTGCCCCCCTAATGGACGGCGGTGCCCCCCTGATGGGCGGTGCCCCCCTAATGGACGGCTGTGCCCCCCTAATGGACGGCTGTGCCCCCCGGGAGGACTGTGCCCCCCTGATGGACGGCTGTGCCCCCCTAATGGACGGCTGTGCCCCCCTAATGGACGGCTGTGCCCCCCTGATGGACGGCTGTGCCCCCCCGGGAGGACTGTGCCCCCCTAATGGACGGCTGTGCCCCCCGGGAGGACTGTGCCCCCCGGATGGGCGGTGCCCCCCAGATGAACGGCTGTGTCCCTCAGATGGACGCCCCCCCCCAGATGGACGCCCCCCCCAGATGGACGGCTATGCCAGGGGCAGCCCAGCGTCTTCCTGCTCGTCTCTCTGGTTCTTACCTGTTAATGAAGACGATGAAGACGATGAAGACGAGCAGCCTTCACTGCTCCTCACGGATCCTTCTGATCTGATTCTGCTTCTCTGGAGTCACATGACTCTGCAACACAAAACAATTTAACCCCTTCTGACCCCAACTCACTCAGCAGATGGTTTGAATccacatgaatgaatgagtgagagggttagggtcagggttagagtGGGTCAGGGTCAGTCAGGGTCAGTCAGGGTCAGTCAGGGTCAGTCAGGGTCAGTCAGGGTCAGTCAGGGTCAGTTAGGGTCAGTTAGGGTCAGTCAGGGTCAGTCAGGGTCAGTTAGGGTCAGTTAGGGTCAGTTAGGGTCAGTCAGGGTCAGTCAGGGTCAGTTAGGGTCAGTTAGGGTCAGTCAGGGTCAGTCAGGGTCAGTTAGGGTCAGTCAGGGTCAGTCAGGGTCAGTCAGGGTCAGTTAGGGTCAGTTAGGGTCAGTTAGGGTCAGTCAGGGTCAGTCAGGGTCATGATGAAACTTCTCTTCACTCTGTTTGTGAATGAAGAGAAAAGTCACGTGTCTCAACATCTGAGAGAAAGTTACAAACCAGACCCCCAGACCCCCAACACCCCCCTGAACCAGACCCCCAGACCCCCAACACCCCCCTGAACCAGACCCTCAACACCCCCCTGAACCAGACCCCCAACACCCCCCTGAACCAGACCCTCAACACCCCCCTGAACCAGACCCCCAACACCCCCCTGAACCAGACCCTCAACACCCCCCTGAACCAGACCCCCAACACCCCCCTGAACCAGACCCCCAGACCCTCAACACCCCCCTGAACCAGACCCCCAGACCCTCAACACCCCCCTGAACCAGACCCCCAGTGAGACTCATATTGTGAATCAGGTTCTGAACGTTGATGAATCCCAGATGTGTGAACGAGGTCCAGTGAGTCcagactgcccccccccctccctccaccctcacAGGAAGTGACCCGCGGCAGCATGGTGAgcaggaagggggggggggggggggggggtcataaCACCAATAACTGATCAATAGATTATTTTAAATCATGGAGTCGTTTAAACACTCAACGGTTTATTTTCTACATCAAGTTTcaacaaacagcaaaaacacagaaagtgcacaaatcaataaaaaagcttgaactgaatatttattattgatttattgattgattgatttattgatctCTTATAATTTGATCTAACTCTACCTTCGTTCATTTTTACaactttatataaataaaaagtggaTCAATATACACGTGACGGGcgaccaatcagctgtcagaGTTCAACACAAGCAGGTTAATGATGTCATGCTTTCATGCTGGACAGGAAGTGACGCCGCATCTCCATGGCGACGGGACCACAACATTTAGTTTAAAGGCAGGAAGTGACACCTGTGGAGCTACGCTAGCAGTTTCCCTCCGCTTCCagtgtttgtgctaagctaggctaacactACAGTagaggacaggaagtggtttaGGTTCCAGCTGGTTGCTAAGCTGTTGCTAGGTGGTCCGGTCACATGATCACTTCCTGATCAGCAGATTATTGATCAAacttttacaataataataaactaaagattttttttctgttttcatatttttgtcgCTCATGTTTTCACTGAGTCCTTCAGCTTTTTAAACGTGGTTGCCGTGGCGACAGTGATGCTCTACTGGGTGAAGCGGTGGATGAAATGATGGTGATGTTGCGTCTCCATGGCGACGGCTCTAGCTGGCCTTgccctccagcagcagcagcctcagcaTTGTCCTGGCGGCGGCGAGCAGCGCTCCGTGCAGCGCGTACTGCGCCACCAACGCCCCGAAGCCGCGGTAGAAGcccgcccccccctccttcctccggATGGCGTGGAGACAGTCGGCGAAGCCGTCGTACTGCGTGTTGACGGGCAGCACCAGCGGGCTGCCGCCGTTGCTCGCGGCGACGGCTCCGTCAGTGGCGTCGATGATGGTGCGCGTCCCCTGCAGGCCGAGCCGGTGCAGCGCCGTCTCCAGCGGGAACAGGACCACGTCGGCCACCAGAGACCCCGCCCACGCCGCCGCCAGCTCAGGGAAGTAGGCGTCCAGCGGGTTGGCGGGGTCGCCGCGCTGCTTCCTGCCCCGCTGGTGCAGCCACAGCGCCACCCGCTGGACGGAGGCAGAGATGGCGTAGCGCAGCACGGCGTGCAGCGCGGCAGGAAGTAGCATGTAGCTGAGCGGCAGCAGGCGGCGGCTGTGAGGAGCGCCGACCCCCAACAGCCGGGTCAGCCCCTCCCTCACACAGTCCAGCAGACCCGCCGACGAATCATCACGCACGATCTCACTCTGCAGCACAGGGGCATGATGggaaataaagtgtttaacACCAGACAGTCTGAGTCTGCAGCACAGATGCATGATGGGAAAGACAGTCTgagtctgatcagctgatcagctgatcagctgatcaataatcacCTGCACGGTCTCGATGAGGCTGGCGCAATAAAACGGCAGCGCGACCACAGCTGTTAACCTGCAAGATACACAACAGTGTTACTACACCCGTACTACACCTGCACTCCACCCGTACTCCACCTGCACTACACCTGCACTACACCTGCACTACACCCGTACTCCACCTGGAccacacctgtactacacctgtaccACACCCGTACTCCACCTGCactacacctgtactacacccgcactacacctgtactacacatGTACTACACCCgtactacacctgtactacacctgtactcCACCTGCactacacctgtactacacctgtactcCACCTGCactacacctgtactacacccgCACTACACCTGCACTACACTTGTACTACACCTGCactacacctgtactacacctgtagagtgaaacagtagaagaagaaatgaacTGACCCTTTGAGCAGCAGATGTCCCGCCAGCTGCTTCCAGCTCCACCTGTGAGGGAGctccctgcaacacacacacacacacacacacacacacacacacacacacacacacacacacacacacacacacacacacacacacacacacacacacacacacacacacacacacacacacacacacctgaatactacagtaatactgcagtaatactacagcagcagtagtagtgtTGTGTGGTTACCGTGGTAACGGCGTGAACTCGCTGATGATGCCTTCGGCTCCCAGCGTGACGCCATGGACGATGAAAGTGCTTCCCATCCCTTTCCACAGAGCCTTCACACCCTGCACaccaataatcaataatcaataatcaatcaggactaaccctaaccctgatcaTCAGTTATTGATCCTGATCATCAGTTATTGATCCTGATCATCAGTAGTTATTGATCCTGATCATCAGTAGTTATTATTGATCCTGATCATCAGTTATTGATCCTGATCATCATCAGTTATTGATCCTGATCATCAGTAGTTATTGATCCTGATCATCAGTAGTTATTATTGATCCTGATCATCAGTAGTTATTATTGATCCTGATCATCAGTAGTTATTGATCCTGATCATCAGTAGTTATTGATCCTGATCATCAGTAGTTATTATTGATCCTGATCATCAGTAGTTATTATTGATCCTGATCATCAGTAGTTATTATTGATCCTGATCATCAGTAGTTATTGATC
This window harbors:
- the slc25a46 gene encoding mitochondrial outer membrane protein SLC25A46; translation: MASRRPDSFDGLGYRGRDDPLYGAGYPVRSAGAPAEPQLHHWVTTPPDIPGSRNLYGADRTPLHDEPPEPGAPAAGWDAPQPGVPPAEQLNRFAGFGIGLVSLFTENVLAHPCIVFRRQCQVNYHARCYHLTPFSAVAVMYSITKAQGVKALWKGMGSTFIVHGVTLGAEGIISEFTPLPRELPHRWSWKQLAGHLLLKGLTAVVALPFYCASLIETVQSEIVRDDSSAGLLDCVREGLTRLLGVGAPHSRRLLPLSYMLLPAALHAVLRYAISASVQRVALWLHQRGRKQRGDPANPLDAYFPELAAAWAGSLVADVVLFPLETALHRLGLQGTRTIIDATDGAVAASNGGSPLVLPVNTQYDGFADCLHAIRRKEGGAGFYRGFGALVAQYALHGALLAAARTMLRLLLLEGKAS